From a single Brassica rapa cultivar Chiifu-401-42 chromosome A01, CAAS_Brap_v3.01, whole genome shotgun sequence genomic region:
- the HD1 gene encoding histone deacetylase 19, protein MDTGGNSLASGPDGVKRKVCYFYDPEVGNYYYGQGHPMKPHRIRMTHALLAHYGLLQHMQVLKPFPARDRDLCRFHADDYVSFLRSITPETQQDQIRQLKRFNVGEDCPVFDGLYSFCQTYAGGSVGGSVKLNHGLCDIAINWAGGLHHAKKCEASGFCYVNDIVLAILELLKQHERVLYVDIDIHHGDGVEEAFYATDRVMTVSFHKFGDYFPGTGHIQDIGYGSGKYYSLNVPLDDGIDDESYHLLFKPIMGKVMEIFKPGAVVLQCGADSLSGDRLGCFNLSIKGHAECVKFMRSFNVPLLLLGGGGYTIRNVARCWCYETGVALGIEVEDKMPEHEYYEYFGPDYTLHVAPSNMENKNSRQMLEVIRNDLLQNLSKLQHAPSVPFQERPPDTETPEVDEDQEDGDKRWDADSDMDVDDDRKPIPSRVKREAVEPDGKDKDGVKGVMERGKGFDVGMEESGSTTKVSGVNSVGMDEAGVKMEEEGTTNKSGGDQVFPKT, encoded by the exons aTGGACACCGGAGGAAACTCGCTGGCCTCTGGACCAGACGGTGTGAAGAGGAAAGTGTGCTACTTCTACGACCCAGAGGTTGGGAACTACTACTACGGCCAAGGCCACCCCATGAAGCCTCACCGCATCCGCATGACGCACGCTCTCCTCGCTCACTACGGTCTCCTCCAGCACATGCAAGTCCTCAAGCCTTTCCCCGCCCGTGACCGTGACCTCTGCCGCTTCCACGCCGACGACTACGTCTCCTTTCTCCGCAGCATTACGCCCGAGACTCAGCAGGATCAGATCCGCCAGCTCAAGCGGTTCAACGTTGGTGAAGACTGTCCTGTCTTTGACGGGCTTTATTCCTTTTGTCAGACGTATGCTGGTGGCTCTGTTGGTGGTTCTGTTAAGCTTAACCATGGGCTTTGTGATATTGCTATTAACTGGGCTGGTGGTCTTCATCATGCTAAGAAGTGTGAGGCCTCTGGCTTCTGCTACGTTAATGATATCGTCTTAGCTATCCTTGAGCTGCTTAAGCAGCATGAG CGTGTTCTGTACGTTGATATCGACATTCACCACGGGGACGGAGTGGAGGAGGCGTTTTACGCTACCGACAGGGTCATGACCGTCTCGTTCCATAAGTTCGGAGACTACTTCCCCGGTACAGGCCACATACAAGACATTGGCTACGGAAGTGGAAAGTACTATTCACTCAACGTACCACTGGACGATGGTATCGACGATGAGAGCTATCATCTCTTGTTCAAACCCATCATGGGGAAAGTGATGGAAATTTTCAAACCAGGTGCGGTCGTACTCCAATGCGGCGCTGATTCCTTGTCTGGCGATAGGCTGGGATGCTTTAACCTCTCCATCAAAGGCCATGCCGAGTGTGTCAAGTTCATGAGATCTTTCAACGTTCCGTTACTGCTCcttggtggtggtggttacACCATCCGCAACGTTGCGCGTTGCTGGTGCTACGAGACTGGAGTTGCGCTTGGGATCGAGGTCGAGGACAAGATGCCGGAGCATGAGTACTATGAGTACTTTGGTCCGGACTATACGCTCCACGTTGCTCCGAGTAACATGGAGAACAAGAACTCTCGGCAGATGCTTGAAGTGATTCGtaatgacttgctccagaatctcTCGAAGCTTCAGCATGCTCCTAGTGTGCCGTTTCAGGAAAGGCCGCCAGATACTGAGACTCCTGAG GTAGATGAAGACCAAGAAGATGGAGATAAAAGATGGGATGCAGATTCTGACATGGATGTAGATGATGATCG TAAACCTATACCAAGCAGAGTGAAAAGAGAAGCTGTTGAGCCTGATGGAAAGGACAAG GATGGAGTGAAAGGAGTGATGGAGCGTGGGAAAGGTTTTGATGTGGGCATGGAGGAGAGTGGAAGCACCACCAAG GTTTCAGGAGTAAACTCAGTGGGAATGGATGAAGCAGGTGTGAAAATGGAAGAGGAAGGCACAACAAACAAGTCAGGGGGAGATCAAGTGTTTCCTAAAACCTAA
- the LOC103850042 gene encoding protein EIN4 has translation MLRSLGLGLLLFALIALVTGDNNDYGSCNCDDEGYYFFTVHTILECQRVSDLLIAIAYFSIPLELLYFISFSNVPFKWVLVQFIAFIVLCGMTHLLNAWTYYGPHSFQLMLWLTIFKFLTALVSCATAITLLTLIPLLLKWKVRELYLKQNVLELNEEVGLMKRQKEMSVHVRMLTREIRKSLDKHMILRTTLVELSKILDLQNSAVWMPNENRTEMHLTHELRSNSMRSFRVVPINDPDVVQVREAKVVALLRKDSLLAVESSGSDESGPVAAIRMPMLHGSNFKGGTPEFVDTSYAIMVLVLPNANSRVWTDREIEIAEVVADQVAVALSHASVLEESQLMREKLGIQNRALLRAKQNAMMASQARNTCQKVMSHGMRRPMHTILGLLSMFQSESMSLDQKIIVDALMKTSTVLSALINDVIDISPKDNGKSPLEVKRFQLHSLIREAACVAKCLSVYKGYGFEMDVQTRLPSLVVGDEKRTFQLVMYMLGYILDMSEGGKTVTFRVVSEGTGSSQDKNKRESGMWKSHLSDDSLGVKFEVEINEIKSPPLDGSVIAMRHVTNRRYHSNGIKEGLSLGMCRKLAQMMQGNIWISPKSHGQTQSMQLVLRFQTRPSIRRSILAGNAPELQHPNSNSILRGLRITLADDDDVNRTVTKRLLEKLGCEVTAVSSGFECLSALSNVEMSYRVVILDLQMPEMDGFEVAMKIRKFCGHHWPLIIALTASTEDHVRERCLQMGMNGMIQKPVLLHVMASELRRALQSASE, from the exons ATGTTAAGATCCTTAGGTCTAGGCTTGCTTCTCTTCGCCCTAATCGCTCTCGTCACCGGAGACAACAACGACTACGGAAGCTGCAACTGCGACGACGAAGGCTACTACTTCTTCACCGTCCACACAATCCTAGAATGCCAGAGAGTGAGCGATCTCCTAATCGCCATCGCCTACTTCTCCATCCCTCTCGAGCTTCTCTACTTCATCAGCTTCTCCAACGTCCCTTTCAAATGGGTCCTCGTACAGTTCATCGCCTTCATCGTCCTCTGCGGTATGACTCACCTCCTCAACGCCTGGACTTACTATGGCCCCCACTCGTTCCAGCTGATGCTATGGCTCACAATCTTTAAGTTCTTGACGGCGTTGGTCTCGTGCGCGACGGCGATTACTCTCTTGACTTTGATCCCTTTGCTACTGAAGTGGAAAGTGAGAGAGCTTTACTTGAAGCAGAACGTGCTTGAGCTTAACGAGGAGGTTGGGCTGATGAAACGGCAGAAGGAGATGAGTGTTCACGTTAGGATGCTTACTAGAGAGATTAGGAAGTCTCTTGATAAGCATATGATACTGAGGACGACGCTTGTTGAGTTGTCAAAGATTCTTGATTTGCAGAACTCCGCTGTCTGGATGCCTAACGAGAACAGAACAGAGATGCATTTGACTCATGAGCTGAGGTCGAATTCTATGAGGAGCTTCAGAGTGGTGCCGATCAACGATCCTGACGTTGTTCAGGTCAGGGAGGCGAAAGTGGTTGCGCTATTGAGGAAAGATTCTCTTCTTGCGGTCGAGAGCAGTGGTTCTGATGAGAGTGGACCCGTGGCGGCTATTCGGATGCCGATGCTCCACGGGTCGAATTTCAAAGGAGGGACTCCTGAGTTTGTTGATACTTCCTACGCTATAATGGTTCTGGTCCTTCCAAACGCGAACTCTCGCGTTTGGACGGACAGAGAGATCGAGATAGCTGAGGTCGTTGCTGACCAAGTGGCTGTGGCTCTCTCGCACGCCTCGGTGCTGGAGGAGTCGCAGCTGATGAGAGAAAAGCTCGGTATTCAGAACCGAGCTTTGCTCCGAGCGAAACAGAACGCGATGATGGCCAGCCAGGCGAGGAACACTTGCCAAAAGGTCATGAGTCACGGCATGAGGAGGCCGATGCACACGATCCTCGGCCTCCTCTCGATGTTCCAGTCTGAGAGCATGAGCCTCGACCAGAAGATCATCGTCGACGCGCTCATGAAAACGAGTACTGTCCTCTCTGCTTTGATCAACGACGTGATAGACATTTCTCCTAAAGACAACGGGAAGTCTCCGTTGGAGGTCAAAAGGTTTCAGCTCCATTCTCTGATAAGAGAAGCAGCCTGCGTGGCGAAATGCTTGAGCGTTTACAAAGGCTACGGGTTCGAGATGGATGTTCAGACGCGTCTGCCTAGCTTAGTGGTGGGAGATGAGAAGAGGACGTTTCAGCTTGTGATGTATATGCTTGGGTATATTTTGGATATGAGTGAAGGAGGGAAGACGGTTACGTTTAGGGTTGTGTCTGAAGGGACTGGGAGTAGTCAGgacaagaacaagagagagagtgGGATGTGGAAGTCGCATTTGTCTGATGATTCGCTCGGTGTGAAGTTTGAAGTTGAGAttaatgagattaagagtcctCCGTTGGATGGTTCGGTGATTGCAATGAGGCATGTTACAAAcagaaggtatcatagcaatgGGATTAAAGAAGGCTTGAGCTTAGGCATGTGTAGAAAACTTGCACAG ATGATGCAAGGGAACATATGGATATCACCAAAGTCTCATGGACAAACACAGAGTATGCAACTGGTTCTGAGGTTTCAGACAAGACCTTCTATTAGAAGATCAATCTTAGCAGGAAACGCTCCAGAGCTTCAACatccaaactcaaactcgattcTTCGTGGTCTAAGAATCACTCTagcagatgatgatgatgtgaaCAGAACCGTAACCAAGAGGCTTTTAGAGAAACTAGGATGTGAAGTGACAGCTGTGTCTTCTGGTTTCGAGTGTCTGAGTGCCTTGTCTAATGTGGAAATGTCGTATAGGGTTGTGATATTGGATCTGCAGATGCCTGAGATGGATGGTTTCGAAGTAGCGATGAAGATAAGGAAGTTTTGTGGACATCATTGGCCGTTGATTATAGCTTTGACTGCGAGTACTGAGGATCATGTTAGGGAGAGGTGTTTGCAGATGGGGATGAATGGTATGATTCAGAAACCTGTTCTTTTGCATGTCATGGCTTCTGAGCTTAGAAGGGCTTTACAGAGCGCAAGCGAGTGA
- the LOC103850037 gene encoding uncharacterized protein LOC103850037, protein MANRDLMLGQNHNIGITQDQSLVLGHNHTLELGQNHDMGLEQPHHELDLAHQHDDHELDLGEHNENQDEEEHHHHDYMNENELSVDQKPEHEDDDENQMFTLSGTNENLELAIDSTHEIEIDHHGEMVMVTTPVQARALSAESSYQLTVGQEFPDVKSCRRALRDMAIAQHFEMQTIKSDKTRFTAKCSTEGCPWRVHAAKLPGVPTFTIRTIHESHTCGGINHLGHQQASVQWVATSVEQRLRENPNCKPKEILEEIHRVHGITLSYKQAWRGKERIMATMRGSFEEGYRLLPQYCHQVKRTNPGSIASVYGYPSDDCFQRLFISFQASIYGFLNACRPLIGLDRTYLKSKYLGTLLLATGFDGDGALFPLAFGIVDEENDENWMWFLCELHNLLETNTENMPRLTILSDRQKGIVEGVEQNFPTAFHGFCMRHLSESFRKEFNNTLLVNYLWEAAQALTVIEFEAKLLEVEEASQDAAYWIRRIPPRLWATAYFEGQRFGHLTANIVESLNSWIGEASGLPIIQMMECIRRQLMTWFNERRETSMQWTSILVPSAERRVAEALELARTYQVLRANEAEFEVISHEGNNIVDIRNRCCLCRGWQLYGLPCAHAVAALLSCRQNVHRFTESCFTVATYRKTYSQTIHPIPDKSLWREMSEGDPSVGKEGIDVVINPPKSLRPAGRPRKRRARAEDRGRVKRVVHCSRCNQTGHFRTTCAAPI, encoded by the coding sequence ATGGCCAATCGCGATTTAATGCTTGGACAGAACCACAACATCGGTATAACTCAGGATCAATCACTGGTCCTCGGTCACAACCACACTCTAGAACTCGGTCAAAACCACGACATGGGCTTAGAACAACCTCATCACGAACTTGACTTAGCACATCAACACGATGACCACGAGCTCGACTTAGGAGAACACAACGAAAACCAAGACGAAGAAGAACATCATCATCACGATTACATGAACGAGAACGAACTCTCCGTTGATCAAAAGCCTGAACACGAAGACGACGACGAGAACCAAATGTTCACCTTATCCGGCACCAACGAGAACCTCGAGCTAGCCATCGACTCAACCCACGAGATCGAGATCGACCACCACGGCGAGATGGTAATGGTCACCACCCCTGTCCAAGCCCGCGCCCTCTCCGCCGAGTCATCCTACCAGCTAACCGTCGGACAAGAGTTCCCAGACGTCAAGAGCTGCCGCCGAGCGCTAAGAGACATGGCCATCGCCCAGCACTTCGAAATGCAGACGATAAAATCAGACAAAACACGATTTACAGCCAAATGCTCTACCGAAGGATGCCCGTGGAGAGTCCACGCGGCGAAACTCCCGGGCGTCCCGACGTTCACTATCCGTACCATCCACGAAAGCCATACCTGCGGAGGGATCAACCACTTGGGCCACCAGCAGGCCTCGGTCCAGTGGGTGGCCACCTCCGTGGAGCAGCGTCTCCGCGAGAATCCCAACTGCAAACCTAAAGAGATTCTCGAGGAGATACACCGCGTCCACGGCATCACGTTATCCTACAAGCAAGCGTGGCGCGGTAAAGAGAGGATCATGGCCACTATGCGCGGCTCATTTGAAGAAGGCTATCGCTTGCTTCCTCAGTACTGCCACCAGGTCAAGAGGACTAATCCTGGAAGCATCGCTTCGGTCTACGGTTATCCGTCCGACGACTGCTTCCAGCGTCTCTTCATATCCTTCCAAGCTTCCATCTACGGGTTCTTAAACGCGTGCCGCCCGCTTATTGGTCTAGACAGAACCTATCTCAAAAGCAAGTACCTGGGTACATTGCTTTTAGCGACCGGGTTCGACGGAGACGGCGCGTTGTTTCCGCTAGCGTTTGGGATTGTGGACGAGGAAAACGACGAGAACTGGATGTGGTTCTTGTGTGAGCTTCATAATCTTCTTGAAACCAACACCGAGAACATGCCGAGGCTCACTATACTATCCGATAGACAGAAGGGGATAGTCGAAGGAGTCGAGCAGAACTTCCCAACGGCCTTTCACGGCTTCTGCATGAGGCACTTAAGCGAGAGCTTCCGTAAGGAGTTTAACAACACGCTCTTAGTTAACTACCTCTGGGAAGCGGCTCAAGCTCTTACAGTGATTGAGTTCGAGGCAAAGCTACTAGAAGTCGAAGAGGCTTCTCAAGACGCTGCGTACTGGATCAGACGTATCCCTCCGAGGCTGTGGGCGACTGCCTACTTCGAAGGGCAAAGGTTTGGTCACTTGACGGCTAATATAGTCGAGTCGTTGAACTCGTGGATCGGTGAAGCCTCCGGGCTTCCGATTATTCAGATGATGGAATGCATCAGGAGGCAGTTGATGACTTGGTTCAACGAAAGGCGGGAGACCAGCATGCAGTGGACTTCGATCCTCGTCCCGAGCGCCGAGCGCCGCGTTGCCGAGGCGCTCGAACTCGCGAGGACCTACCAGGTCCTCCGAGCGAACGAGGCTGAGTTTGAAGTTATATCTCACGAAGGGAACAACATTGTGGATATAAGGAACAGGTGTTGTCTTTGTAGAGGGTGGCAGTTATACGGTTTGCCCTGTGCGCACGCCGTGGCGGCGCTTTTGTCTTGTAGGCAGAATGTTCATAGGTTCACTGAGAGCTGTTTCACTGTGGCGACGTATAGGAAGACGTACTCTCAGACGATTCATCCGATTCCGGATAAGAGTCTTTGGAGAGAGATGTCTGAGGGAGATCCGAGTGTGGGTAAAGAGGGTATTGATGTTGTTATAAACCCGCCTAAGTCGCTGAGGCCGGCTGGTAGGCCGAGGAAGAGGCGGGCTAGGGCTGAGGACAGAGGACGTGTGAAGAGGGTTGTGCATTGTAGTAGGTGCAACCAGACTGGTCATTTCAGAACCACTTGTGCTGCACCCATTTGA
- the LOC103850041 gene encoding AT-hook motif nuclear-localized protein 14: MEPHESHQQQRLSSPYFHHHLQHHHHHPSTVSSANAVPPPNNGLFPPPPPPQANDGSSSHAVFPLSSAVTAPSEPLKRKRGRPRKYVTPEQALEAKKMASAASSSSAKERREQAAGGTTTSSSPGSSKKSHLGSVGKTGQSFTPHIVNIAPGEDVAQKIVMFAQQSKHELCVLSASGTISTASLRQPGGNISYEGQYEIISLSGSFIRSEQGGKTGGLCVSLSRSDGQIIGGAVGTHLTAAGPVQVILGTFQLDRKKDGVKGEASNSGSRLTSPSSTGPGPGPGPLLGMGFRCVMESPGRNPMRGNDEQHHHHQQTGMGGSHHHFMMQAPQGMHMTHPRPSEWGGGGGSSGHDGRGGGGGYDLSGRLGHESFENGDDEQQMPD; encoded by the exons atggaaCCTCACGAAAGTCACCAGCAGCAACGTCTCAGCTCTCCTTACTTCCACCACCACCTGcaacaccaccaccaccatccaTCCACCGTCTCTTCCGCAAACGCCGTTCCACCTCCCAACAATGGTCTTTtcccgccgccgccgccgccgcagGCTAACGATGGCTCCTCCTCTCACGCCGTGTTTCCCCTCTCCTCGGCGGTAACGGCGCCGTCTGAGCCGTTAAAGAGGAAACGAGGCCGTCCGAGGAAGTACGTGACGCCGGAGCAAGCCCTGGAGGCCAAGAAAATGGCGTCCGCCGCGAGCAGTTCCTCTGCTaaggagaggagagagcaagcaGCCGGAGGTACTACGACGTCGTCTAGTCCCGGGTCATCGAAAAAATCTCACCTTGGCTCCGTCG GTAAAACTGGGCAAAGCTTTACTCCACATATAGTTAACATAGCTCCTGGTGAG GATGTGGCTCAGAAGATTGTGATGTTTGCACAGCAAAGCAAGCATGAGCTATGTGTTCTATCTGCATCTGGCACCATCTCTACTGCATCCTTGCGTCAGCCAGGAGGCAACATATCATATGAG GGTCAGTACGAGATTATCTCACTATCCGGATCATTTATCCGATCTGAACAAGGTGGTAAAACCGGTGGACTTTGCGTTTCCTTATCTAGATCTGATGGTCAGATCATCGGAGGAGCTGTTGGGACTCACTTGACAGCTGCTGGTCCGGTTCAG GTGATTCTTGGTACGTTTCAGCTTGATAGAAAAAAGGATGGTGTGAAAGGGGAAGCTTCTAACAGCGGAAGTCGGTTAACTTCTCCCTCTAGCACTGGACCTGGCCCGGGCCCTGGACCGTTGCTTGGCATGGGCTTCCGTTGTGTTATGGAATCTCCTGGTAGAAATCCAATGAGGGGAAACGATGagcagcatcatcatcatcaacaaacCGGTATGGGTGGATCTCATCATCACTTCATGATGCAAGCGCCGCAGGGAATGCACATGACACATCCCCGGCCATCTGAatggggaggaggaggaggcagcAGTGGTCATGACGGTAGAGGTGGTGGCGGGGGGTATGATTTGTCAG GACGTCTAGGACATGAGTCGTTTGAGAATGGAGATGACGAGCAGCAAATGCCGGATTAG